The following are from one region of the Pectinophora gossypiella unplaced genomic scaffold, ilPecGoss1.1 Pgos_57, whole genome shotgun sequence genome:
- the LOC126381482 gene encoding uncharacterized protein LOC126381482, protein MLRIEASNENSQWSESLWRLQLTLNCTKHKTTQTSPLQLLVGIEGATPIIRSVIRDIAIEDTHPNREAIRELQRQRASDLLEQNRQTQDLRVNSGRKITRSFNVNDMVFVNKHSQMTGKLDSGMRGPYRVTKVLPHGRYELRLLGNSYGKTTQAAVEHMVAWRGEWTPESCASFFETMDNEDDQPTQPHAGPSMEHVVQIEHQPSRVGEDAHVSGEAVLEESGHTEGDMTASL, encoded by the exons ATGTTACGTATTGAGGCCTCCAATGAAAACAGTCAATGGTCAGAGTCTCTTTGGCGATTGCAACTTACTTTGAATTGCACTAAACACAAAACTACGCAAACTTCACCCCTTCAATTACTTGTGGGTATAGAGGGCGCAACCCCTATAATCAGGTCCGTTATTCGTGACATTGCTATTGAAGACACGCATCCAAATCGAGAGGCAATACGCGAACTTCAACGCCAGCGGGCTTCCGACCTACTGGAGCAAAACAGACAAACACAGGACTTACGTGTAAATAGCGGTCGCAAGATCACCCGATCGTTTAATGTCAATGATATGGTTTTCGTTAATAAACATTCGCAGATGACAGGCAAGCTGGACTCTGGGATGCGAGGCCCGTATAGAGTTACTAAGGTCCTGCCCCACGGCCGTTACGAATTACGTTTGTTGGGTAACTCGTATGGCAAAACTACGCAGGCAGCCGTTGAGCACATGGTTGCCTGGCGAGGGGAGTGGACACCAGAGTCATGTGCTTCATTTTTTGAAA CTATGGATAACGAAGATGATCAGCCAACTCAACCTCACGCGGGACCATCTATGGAACATGTCGTCCAGATAGAACACCAGCCGAGCAGAGTGGGCGAGGACGCCCACGTGTCAGGAGAGGCCGTGTTAGAAGAAAGTGGACACACGGAAGGGGACATGACAGCTAGTCTATAA